Genomic DNA from Salvia miltiorrhiza cultivar Shanhuang (shh) chromosome 1, IMPLAD_Smil_shh, whole genome shotgun sequence:
AAGTTGTGACATTGATGTAACCCAAATAGGAGCATTCTTGTCTTTCCAGACATAAATGTTACTGCAGAAAAGGAAAATGCAAGAGATGAGCTATTCACTTCTAACTTCTTGACCTCTTTACACTCTTGAAGAATAACTTGGGGTGGgaatcggttcggtttcggttaacCCGAGCCCTAAACGGTGGCGGATTATAACTGAATACCGAGCCCATCGGTTTTTCGGCTATCCAAATAACTGATTGTTTTTAGAAGAATGTATTTTTCGACCTAtccaaacttttatttttctaaacctattccaattttttttttcaagccCTAATATCATTCATCATTCATCAATTCACCTATCATTGTCATCTCAAACAAATAACCACGAAAGCATAAACATACACAAACAAACACCATTGATTCGCTCACGTTTCAAACAGTCAAAATACTTTAACTGCAGCAAAATTCATTATTTTCTCCTTATCTGTTGTAGGAGAAACAAATACTTTAAGACTGTGTGATGGTGGACTCGAACTTGAGATTAAATATCTCAGACATTAACTACTATACAATTAGGCCAAACATATGCAAGCATACACAAAtatcttcttcttgttcttcatCTCTACCAGTAGTCGCTGCAAGAACAGCTCCCATTCTTGAAGTGATGAAACCTCTTAACATCCCTCACAACAATCTCTCTCTCTGAAACAATCGACATGAACTTGATCGCTTCATGGCAGTCTCCACAAACTCTCAAATTCTTGGTAACCAGCAGCCTCGTACCCGGTCTGGTTTTCAAGATCCCAAAGGCAATAGCAAGCCTTTCGCTGTGATTCCTCAGCATTTTCACCTTCACTTCCTCTTCCTCGATGTCGTGCAGCACGAACTCAGTCTTCGGTCGATACCCTAAAGCCCTCATCTTCAGCTCCATCTCCTCCATAATCTCCAGTATCTGCTCATACTCAGGGTGACCCTTATCCTCAACAACAAAAGCATGGAGCCTTCCGGAAACTTCGGCCACGCTGTAACCGGGGACCTTCTTCATCCCTGCACTTCTCATCACTCTCCTCACCATAGCAACTTCCTCCCACTTCCTTGCTGCAGCAAAGAAGTTGGAAACAAGGGTGTAAATCCCCGGACAATCCGGTTTTAATTCTATAACCTTCTTTGCTGCAAATTCCCCTATCAAGAACTTGCTATGGTTGAGGCATCCGGAGAGGAGGGCGACCCAAACAGCGATCCCGGGTTCACATCCCATGTCTAAGATCAAGCTCCGAGCCTCCTCAACGCGTCCCCCTCGAGCTAGAACATCAACCAAGCTCACATAATGTTTCTCCATAGGTTGGATCTTGTAATCCTTGATCATGGCATTGAACCATTGCTTCCCTTCCTCGACTAGCCCGGAGTGGCTCATTGCAGAGAGAAGAGAAGCAAATGTCACATGATCTGGTCTTGCATCCGTCTGGATCATCCGATGGAAGACCTCGAGCGCCTCCTCCCCTCGTCCGTGGATCCCATAGCCCGCGATCATTGTGTTCCAGAGGATCTCATCCCAAGAGCTCATCCTCTCGAAGAGCGCCCGGGCGCAGGGCAGTGATCCGCATTTGGCATACATATCAATCAACGCAGTTCCCAAAACTTGATCCAGCTCAAGCCCTGTTCGGACAATGAATCCATGTACCTCCCTACCTAGCCTCGAGAAACCAAGGTGAGAGCATGCCAGGAGCGCGCCAACGAGTGAGACCGAATCAGGCTCAAACCCCCAGCTCTGCATCTCGACGAGCAGCTCTAGCGCAGCTCCAGCGTCTCCGTTTCTTGCAAGCCCCGAAATCAAAGCACTCCAAGAAACAACATTTCTGCTTCTCATCCTCCTAAAAATGCAAGAAGCTGTGCCTAATTTCCCATTCTTGGCATACATATCTATAAGGCTGGTCTGCACCATAACATCATTGACTTTCAAGCCTCTCCTTATGATGAATCCATGCACAGAGGCGGCCATTTTCGCATCCTCGACGCTCGCGCAAGCTTGCATCAAGGCCAGCATCACGACCCCATCGCCCTCGAGCCCTTCCTCCCGCATCCTACGGTACACATCCACCGCCTCCCCGGGCCTCCCGCTCTTCACCAACCCCGTGATCATCGTGCTCCACGACACAACATCCTTTCTCCTCATGCCATCAAACACGCTCATCGCCTCGTCCATTCTTCCGCACCTGACGAACAAATTCAACACGGACGAGCCCACAAAGACATCGCCCCCGTACCCACATTCAACCGCGTCTCTCCAAATCTCTCCGCCCGATTTCAAGTCGAGCAAGGTGGTGCAGGCCTTGATGGCCACCGTGAAAGTCGAGCTATCCGGATTGACTCCAGCCGAGTTCTTCATTTTTCTGTAGAGGTTTATGGCTTCAGCCGGGGTTTCCCGGCGGGAATAGGCGATGATGAGGGCGTTCCAAGAATCGATGCCTTTCTTCGGCATATTGTCGAACAGTTTGTAGGCCATGTCGATGTCGCCAGTTCGAGCGTATGATGCTATTAGCTGCGCTCCTTTGTTGGATATCCCAGATGTAATCATCAATGCGTGGAGTTTGGAGATGGATGCACTGTTTCTGCAGTTCAACAGAAGAGATTTTAGATCCTTTAGCAACCATTTTTGTACAAGCATTTGATGCTGGGGAGAGAATGTTTTGCAAATTGCGTGAATCAGCAGCATAAATAAGCGATGTTCATAATCATAAGTCATAACTCGTATCAAAAGGACAAAAgctaaaaaatacaaaaataaatgtGTAAAaacgccgtctgtgggaatcgaACCCACGACCACGTGGTTAAAAGCCACGCGCTCTACCAGCTGAGCTAAGACGGCTTCACATCTATGAGTCTCAAAACAAAACTCAAAATCGATATTAAAATTCCAAATCACTTTTTTTTACGCGCTTGTAAGACAAAGTTTCTCAATAATGACATATTGATCCAACAAAAATCATTGAAACTCTATGATCGAGTTTTGATTTGAGACTCACTAAGTTCAGAGATTCAGACTAGTACGAGTACAAAATAGAACATGGACAAAACATGAAGACTGAAatatgttggaaatatggttttatgccaaatctgaaaattattatttaattaaatatttattatttaattaaaataataattggatgttaatctacatctcgagtagatcaacgtgatatacttgaagtctcaaaaccgatttccggtgagtgagatattgtatgtcaaagtttggatgttgaagagggaaaatcagtttcaacttctgcgttcaacgattgcggccacctaccgcagccgccggaattgactgtttcaacttctgcgttcaacgattgcggccacctaccgcagccgccggagttgactgccgatccgttcacactcggtttaacacctataaatatgggtgtgtggtgagctttagaattcactctgaaaactcacaactcacaactcacaaaatagtctgcattctgcattccacctctagctcagttttcgacccttattcagttcgccggagctcgccggattgtggtgctacatccgacgagacgaagtcgttttacctttgggggagatacgccaaaccgaagagcactaccggggcgataatcttcttgcgggaagagattcatctcgactcgacttagtttatacgtataatttatttatacagtatatttcagttgtatacatttatttgagttgtaatttctcaaattattttctttgtaatattttcaattattttgagttgtaatatctcaaaatatttattttgtaatatctcgatcgtgtacccggttctaacaatcgcaagaagattatttctctgccgttgatacacgttcgagaaatggctcacaccgacgtcaatatggatggctccaccacctctgcaaccatcggttcaaccacgtcgtcaattTTTTCCTCGTTTGTatcaacgggggcttcatcgtcaacatctagaactattggtcttgccgagaaaccatcaacgttctcaggcaagaacttcaaatattggcaagagaagatgttattctacctcacaaccgtggggtttgccggattcttaatggaggataaacctccaaccccgagtgaaggggaaggggagacaagccaagaaattcgtaccggatatttgaactggtgtcgcggcgactacttgtgtcgtaacaccgttctcatgtctctggacgaacggctctaccgtgttttcaaggttcatgaaaccgcgaaacaattgtgggaggcccttgatctaaagtatcaagtggacaaggcgaatactaccaagtatgtcgttgccaaatggttggaatataaaatggttgactcccgaccattgatggaccaagtggaagagttccaaaatctttcacatgaggttcaagccgaagggatgcccttggcggatgcattgctcgttgcaatcatcatagagaaattacctcctagttggaggaaatttcaaaaccttttgaagcatgagcgctcggagatgtccgtgccgatattgttatccaagcttcaaatggaggatcacgtgagaagtcgtgatcaaaagggaaaagctccgatggaggcaaaggccaatctcgccgagaaaggcggtccctacaacaaacgtggtcgccctaaccctaataataagggtaaagggaagcaaagcggtagtcaaccatcaaagtttgatggtgtatgttataattgtgacaaaaaaggtcacatggctaaggattgccgcaagccaaagcggaagaaggcaaagagcaacgtgaacaacgtcgagaaggacttcgacgattggagccacgatgactttgctgccatgatctccgaggtgaatcatgtggacaatcctaacgcttggttcgtggacaccggcgctaccgtccatatatgtataaatcgtgagttgttccacaactacaaggaagtggaaaacaaaacgataatggaggctagcgagcggacatcccaagtccttggcatgggagatgtgattcttcaactcacgtcgggcgtggagatcacattgaaagacgtattacacgttccaattgtccgaaagaatttaatttcgggctttaggcttacgaaaaaggattttgaattgtttttcaaatctgactatgttgtaatacgcaagtggggaaagttcctagggaaaggctatgcctccgaaggacttttcaaacttggagtaagagcttgtaagcctgccaaggctaaaatcaataaagatgcatcaactgcttctgcttacttgattgagtgttctgatttatggcattgtagacttggacatgttaatctaaatgctataaagagattagtaaaaataaatttactaaaagttgatgaatacaactcacaagaaaaatgtgaagtttgtgttgaagccaaaatggctaagttaccgtttaaatcggtaaaaaggagcactcaacctttggaacttattcacaccgatgtttgtgatttaaagttcgtgcaaactagaggtggcaagaagtactttatcacctttatagacgattgcataaagtattgttacctttacttattgaaaagtaaagatgaggctattgaagcttttataaacttcaaaaatgaagccgagaatcaacttggatgtcgaattaagatggttcgaagtgatagaggtggagaatatgtagctccgtttgctgaattatgcaacgaaagtggtataatacatcaaacgactgcaccttattcaccacaatctaacggcgttgctgaacgcaagaatcgaactcttaaggagatgatgaatgccttgttgattagttcaggattaccccagaacatgtggggggaagctgtcttgacggccaactatatcttgaacaagattccactcaaagggaaagatgtaactccctatgagctatggaaaggaaggaaaccttcgtataaatacctcaaagtgtgggggtgtttagccaaggtagaagtgcctttaccaaagcaagttacaataggacctaaaacggtggattgtatcttcattggtcatgcacttaatagcagtgcctatcgttttatagtgcacagatcggagatacctgatatacatgttgggacaacgatagaatcaaggaatgctatattctttgaaaatatctatcctaacaagaagaaaggtacatcgaactctaatgatggagttgatggtgatgctacaggttctaaacctatggaagtagctagtaattctactcaagtagatgatgccacgggttctaatcctgtaccacctaataggaaaagaccaaggtctaaacctatggatgtagaaccgagacgtggggaacgagttagaaaagctaaggttcatggaccggattatgttgtcttaatGTTAGaaggcgaaccggtgacgatcaAAGAAGCTTTATCTGGCTCTGATGCAGCTCtatggaaagaagccatcgatattgagattgattccattatgcagaatcatacttgggtgttagtggatctaccacctggaagtaaagctttaggatgcaaatggatcctaaagaagaagtacaaatctgatggtactatagataagtacaaagcccgacttgtcgttcaaggtttcaggcagaaagaagggtacgatttcttcgatacctattcacctgtaactagactaacatctattcggatgcttctcgctattgctgccttgcacaatctcgagattcaccaaatggatgtgaaaactgcgttcttgtatggcgagttggaagatgaaatatatatgaagcaacctgtagggtttgtagtacctgggcaagagcacaaagtatgcaaacttcaaaggtctttatatgggttgaagcaagcaccgcttcaatggcatttaaaatt
This window encodes:
- the LOC131023493 gene encoding putative pentatricopeptide repeat-containing protein At3g25060, mitochondrial encodes the protein MTYDYEHRLFMLLIHAICKTFSPQHQMLVQKWLLKDLKSLLLNCRNSASISKLHALMITSGISNKGAQLIASYARTGDIDMAYKLFDNMPKKGIDSWNALIIAYSRRETPAEAINLYRKMKNSAGVNPDSSTFTVAIKACTTLLDLKSGGEIWRDAVECGYGGDVFVGSSVLNLFVRCGRMDEAMSVFDGMRRKDVVSWSTMITGLVKSGRPGEAVDVYRRMREEGLEGDGVVMLALMQACASVEDAKMAASVHGFIIRRGLKVNDVMVQTSLIDMYAKNGKLGTASCIFRRMRSRNVVSWSALISGLARNGDAGAALELLVEMQSWGFEPDSVSLVGALLACSHLGFSRLGREVHGFIVRTGLELDQVLGTALIDMYAKCGSLPCARALFERMSSWDEILWNTMIAGYGIHGRGEEALEVFHRMIQTDARPDHVTFASLLSAMSHSGLVEEGKQWFNAMIKDYKIQPMEKHYVSLVDVLARGGRVEEARSLILDMGCEPGIAVWVALLSGCLNHSKFLIGEFAAKKVIELKPDCPGIYTLVSNFFAAARKWEEVAMVRRVMRSAGMKKVPGYSVAEVSGRLHAFVVEDKGHPEYEQILEIMEEMELKMRALGYRPKTEFVLHDIEEEEVKVKMLRNHSERLAIAFGILKTRPGTRLLVTKNLRVCGDCHEAIKFMSIVSEREIVVRDVKRFHHFKNGSCSCSDYW